In the genome of Persephonella sp. KM09-Lau-8, one region contains:
- the gspG gene encoding type II secretion system major pseudopilin GspG, whose protein sequence is MKGKRGFTLLELLVVIVILSLIAALVIPRITGRVDEAKIETTKVQLKELKRALEMYKLDNGMYPTTEQGLKALVEKPKTPPEPKKWKKYLDSVPKDGWGNDFVYISPAEKHPFELKSKGPDGELGTEDDISVWDEN, encoded by the coding sequence ATGAAAGGGAAAAGAGGTTTTACATTACTGGAATTATTAGTAGTAATAGTAATTTTATCTCTTATTGCAGCTCTGGTAATTCCAAGAATAACAGGGAGAGTAGATGAAGCAAAAATAGAAACAACAAAAGTCCAGCTAAAAGAACTAAAAAGAGCTCTGGAGATGTATAAGTTGGATAACGGTATGTATCCAACCACAGAACAAGGATTGAAAGCGCTTGTTGAGAAACCTAAAACCCCTCCTGAGCCTAAAAAATGGAAAAAATATCTTGATAGTGTTCCAAAGGACGGCTGGGGAAATGATTTTGTTTATATCTCCCCTGCAGAAAAACATCCATTTGAGCTAAAGTCCAAAGGCCCGGATGGTGAGCTGGGAACAGAAGATGATATATCCGTGTGGGATGAAAACTAA
- a CDS encoding radical SAM protein, whose product MLRITEYIKKTLDGKEIRPFNGKILIWNLTNACNLFCQHCYSAANTSRNGEISIDEIKKQIPYLKEAGVKVLILSGGEPLIREDIFDIAQLFNENGFVTTLSTNGLLINEKNIDQIKKQFSYVGISIDGDEETHDRFRGMKGAFRRSMESIRLVRDSGIKVGIRFTLSSMTEKALPFIFSLAEKENIPKVYISHLVYSGRGKHLSQAEKERYRKHVEFIIDKSFEYVKKGISIDVVTGNNEADAVVLYHKFKEKYPEKAELLYQNLKRWGGNQAGVRIFDIDYRGYVKPDTYFPYKIGNIYEKNFYDIVNSNGLMTKLRQHPRPVKGRCASCRYLEICNGNSRSRAYAVYGDIFAEDPDCYISEEGEGNEKSTTSTAYTG is encoded by the coding sequence ATGCTAAGAATAACTGAGTATATTAAAAAGACTTTAGATGGAAAGGAAATCAGACCCTTTAATGGAAAAATCCTAATCTGGAACCTTACAAATGCCTGCAACCTTTTCTGTCAGCACTGCTATTCAGCAGCAAACACCTCAAGAAATGGCGAGATTTCAATTGATGAAATAAAAAAACAAATCCCATATCTTAAAGAAGCTGGTGTAAAGGTTCTCATTCTTTCAGGTGGAGAACCCCTTATAAGAGAAGATATATTTGATATTGCCCAGCTCTTTAATGAAAATGGTTTTGTAACAACACTTTCAACAAACGGCCTTTTAATAAATGAAAAAAATATAGACCAGATAAAAAAGCAGTTTTCCTATGTGGGAATAAGCATAGACGGGGATGAAGAAACCCACGACAGATTTAGAGGAATGAAAGGAGCCTTTAGACGTTCAATGGAATCTATCAGGTTGGTAAGGGATAGCGGCATAAAAGTAGGCATAAGATTTACCCTGTCTTCAATGACAGAAAAAGCTCTGCCCTTTATCTTCTCACTTGCAGAAAAAGAAAATATCCCAAAGGTCTATATATCCCATCTGGTTTATTCAGGAAGAGGAAAACATCTATCACAGGCAGAAAAAGAAAGATACAGAAAGCATGTTGAATTCATAATAGACAAATCCTTTGAGTATGTGAAAAAAGGTATTTCTATAGATGTTGTAACAGGAAATAATGAAGCAGATGCAGTTGTTTTATACCACAAATTTAAGGAAAAATATCCAGAAAAAGCTGAGCTTTTATACCAGAATCTCAAAAGATGGGGTGGAAATCAGGCAGGTGTCAGGATTTTTGATATTGATTACAGGGGATATGTAAAGCCAGATACATATTTCCCATACAAAATTGGAAACATCTACGAAAAAAACTTTTATGATATAGTGAATTCAAATGGACTTATGACTAAACTCCGTCAGCATCCACGTCCAGTTAAAGGAAGATGTGCAAGCTGTAGATATCTTGAGATATGTAATGGTAATTCCCGTTCACGAGCTTATGCAGTTTACGGAGATATATTCGCTGAAGACCCAGACTGCTATATATCAGAAGAAGGAGAGGGTAATGAGAAAAGCACTACTTCTACTGCTTATACTGGTTAA
- the gspM gene encoding type II secretion system protein GspM, translating to MKRLLLFINSLEERERYILIGGIYAVIIIVGIFFITSYMLTKIDRLEKKLSREINNYVQLQKIVQEYKHYKPSVKPVLSLTKIEEIAMKAGAKSNIVSIKPYQQGESIEISFEKLSADQISRFLKKIKENGYIAQFIDISDPKGNGQYNMRVILGTK from the coding sequence GTGAAAAGACTGCTGCTTTTTATAAACTCCCTTGAAGAACGGGAAAGATACATCCTAATAGGTGGAATCTATGCAGTTATTATCATAGTAGGGATATTTTTTATAACCTCATATATGCTAACAAAGATTGACAGGCTTGAAAAAAAACTAAGCAGAGAGATAAATAATTATGTTCAACTCCAGAAAATAGTTCAGGAATATAAGCATTACAAACCCTCTGTAAAACCAGTCTTGTCCCTAACAAAGATAGAAGAAATCGCAATGAAAGCAGGGGCAAAATCAAATATAGTTTCGATAAAACCGTATCAGCAGGGAGAGTCCATAGAAATATCCTTTGAAAAACTTTCAGCTGACCAGATAAGCAGGTTTCTAAAAAAAATAAAGGAAAATGGATATATTGCCCAGTTTATAGATATCAGCGACCCTAAAGGAAATGGCCAGTATAATATGCGGGTTATTTTAGGGACAAAATGA
- the cobA gene encoding uroporphyrinogen-III C-methyltransferase: MGKVYIVGAGPGDPELLTVKAVRVLKEADVILYDRLVNPEILFYAKPGCELIYVGKEDGKHILEQDKINFLIYEFATKNDIVVRLKGGDPFVFGRGGEEAIFLKEKGIPYEIVPGITSAISVPEYAGVPVTHRGVASSFAVVTGHGSKGQFPDINWDALSKIDTVIFLMGVANREKIAQYLIEAGRSPETPVIFIEKGTTKEQKEITATLKEVAEGKVKVYPPAIFLVGEVVNLKDKISWFEENLKKVEI; encoded by the coding sequence ATGGGTAAGGTTTATATTGTCGGAGCAGGACCAGGAGACCCGGAGCTTTTAACGGTAAAGGCTGTAAGGGTTTTGAAAGAAGCGGATGTGATACTTTATGACAGACTTGTTAATCCAGAAATCCTATTTTATGCAAAACCCGGTTGTGAGCTTATATATGTAGGCAAAGAAGATGGAAAGCATATCTTAGAGCAGGATAAAATAAATTTTCTGATATACGAGTTCGCCACTAAAAATGATATTGTTGTTCGCCTTAAAGGTGGAGACCCTTTTGTATTTGGTAGAGGTGGTGAAGAGGCTATTTTTCTAAAAGAAAAAGGAATTCCTTATGAAATAGTTCCAGGAATAACCTCTGCCATTTCTGTCCCTGAATATGCAGGGGTTCCTGTTACCCATCGTGGAGTTGCTTCTTCTTTTGCAGTTGTGACAGGACATGGCTCAAAAGGCCAGTTTCCGGATATTAACTGGGATGCCTTATCAAAAATTGATACTGTTATCTTCCTGATGGGAGTTGCAAATAGGGAAAAGATAGCCCAGTATCTAATAGAAGCAGGAAGATCTCCTGAAACACCTGTTATCTTTATAGAAAAAGGTACAACCAAGGAACAAAAAGAAATCACAGCAACATTAAAAGAAGTGGCCGAAGGAAAGGTGAAAGTTTATCCACCTGCTATTTTCCTTGTTGGAGAAGTGGTTAACCTAAAAGACAAAATAAGCTGGTTTGAAGAAAACTTAAAAAAGGTGGAGATATGA
- a CDS encoding cbb3-type cytochrome c oxidase subunit I: MSNLTDAAAKKWFLIFVLSTIAAVGIFLYLTVDQIKNVPPIPKEVKGTQTLYTYDDIVQGKAYFQKYVIMNHGTLLGNGAYMGPDYTAWILHEKIVHLQNIYAQKKYGKDYNSLSKEEKAQIDYLVTEDVRQKSILKDGVTQVTPEHEQAYLAAKKKLVEFLVKGNPNYAWVGGIIKPEEADKIADFVDWTTLVAVTPRPGMEPKEDVSVIKSLGGSLNVYKALNMHPTYTNNWPPEPAIGLDVGYSSLFWSLVAFMACWALTIVVMWAFYDYFLKFDTEKEYSEALKITKLTPMQQKVIKYVPLVPLFFVLQTLMGGYMAHLFADPSHNWIIPQALFPFNVAREFHLNLAVLWIAIGWLAGGLFVAPLASGGKDFKFPIAVDILWVALLIVGGGGLIGLWLGALGKLPDDLWFWLGSEGREYIELGRVWDIGLVIGLVLWFTIVFFTVRQAEKVTPPLQMMIWSAFAIAVLYMAGMAPLHKIMPNFTIDDYFRWWVVHLWVENTFELFAAGTLAFLTVALGLVSARFATIMMFFEAFLIVAAGTIGTGHHYFWMGENEYWIAWGGVLSSLEPLPLVILMIEATKEYLHIKKKGEAFPFRMAFLWLAGSAFLNWLGAGFYGMLINLPIVNYYEHGTYFGMAHGHVALLGAFGYISIAFLYLIARANALAKGLHWDEKVSNLAFWLTTGGIFIFAFPVLVIGEKQMEWAFNYGYWVARTREVLEGMGFWLWVRLLPDLMIIAGAVLLLVDLVYKLYLSKKEATATATA, translated from the coding sequence ATGAGTAACCTAACAGATGCAGCTGCAAAGAAATGGTTCCTGATTTTCGTTCTATCCACTATAGCGGCTGTAGGTATTTTCCTGTATCTCACAGTCGACCAGATTAAAAATGTTCCACCTATTCCGAAGGAGGTGAAGGGTACCCAGACACTTTACACGTATGATGACATTGTTCAAGGTAAAGCTTATTTCCAGAAATACGTTATTATGAACCATGGAACTCTCCTTGGTAACGGTGCTTATATGGGCCCTGATTACACAGCATGGATACTACATGAAAAGATAGTTCACCTCCAGAATATCTACGCACAGAAAAAGTATGGAAAAGACTACAACAGTCTTTCCAAAGAGGAAAAGGCACAGATTGATTATCTGGTGACAGAAGATGTCCGTCAGAAATCTATACTCAAGGATGGTGTTACACAGGTAACTCCTGAACATGAGCAGGCATATCTTGCAGCCAAGAAAAAACTGGTCGAGTTTCTTGTAAAAGGAAATCCAAATTATGCATGGGTTGGTGGAATCATTAAACCTGAAGAAGCTGATAAGATTGCTGATTTCGTAGACTGGACTACACTTGTTGCTGTAACACCAAGACCTGGAATGGAACCTAAAGAGGATGTATCTGTTATTAAATCACTGGGAGGCTCTCTAAATGTTTATAAAGCACTGAATATGCATCCTACTTATACTAATAACTGGCCTCCTGAACCTGCAATTGGTCTGGATGTTGGATACTCTTCCTTATTCTGGTCATTAGTTGCATTTATGGCATGTTGGGCATTAACAATCGTTGTAATGTGGGCTTTCTATGACTACTTCCTGAAGTTTGATACAGAAAAAGAATACTCTGAAGCTCTAAAAATAACAAAACTCACTCCAATGCAACAAAAAGTTATCAAATACGTTCCTCTTGTTCCATTATTCTTCGTGCTTCAAACATTGATGGGTGGTTATATGGCTCACCTGTTTGCAGACCCAAGCCATAACTGGATTATACCTCAGGCTCTCTTTCCATTTAACGTAGCAAGGGAGTTCCACCTTAACCTTGCTGTTCTGTGGATTGCAATAGGATGGCTTGCTGGAGGATTATTCGTGGCACCTCTTGCATCTGGAGGAAAAGACTTCAAATTCCCAATAGCTGTTGATATCTTATGGGTAGCTCTTCTTATTGTTGGTGGTGGTGGTCTGATAGGTCTTTGGCTTGGTGCCCTTGGAAAACTTCCAGATGACTTGTGGTTCTGGCTTGGTTCAGAAGGTAGAGAATATATTGAATTGGGTAGAGTATGGGATATTGGTCTTGTTATAGGTCTGGTTCTGTGGTTTACGATAGTCTTTTTCACCGTCAGACAGGCTGAAAAAGTTACTCCACCGCTTCAAATGATGATATGGTCTGCATTTGCCATCGCTGTTCTGTATATGGCTGGAATGGCACCTCTTCACAAAATAATGCCAAACTTTACAATTGATGACTACTTTAGATGGTGGGTTGTTCACCTCTGGGTTGAAAATACATTTGAGTTATTTGCAGCTGGAACTCTGGCATTCCTGACAGTTGCACTGGGACTTGTAAGTGCAAGATTTGCGACAATTATGATGTTCTTCGAGGCATTCCTGATTGTTGCTGCAGGAACAATAGGAACTGGTCACCACTACTTCTGGATGGGTGAGAATGAATACTGGATTGCATGGGGTGGTGTTCTATCATCTCTTGAACCATTACCACTGGTTATCCTTATGATTGAAGCTACAAAAGAGTATCTTCATATCAAGAAAAAAGGAGAAGCATTCCCATTCAGAATGGCATTCCTCTGGCTTGCAGGTTCAGCATTCCTTAACTGGCTTGGTGCTGGTTTCTACGGAATGTTAATTAACCTGCCAATTGTTAACTACTATGAACACGGAACATATTTTGGAATGGCTCATGGACACGTGGCACTCCTTGGTGCATTCGGATATATCTCAATAGCATTCCTGTACCTTATTGCCAGAGCAAATGCACTGGCTAAAGGTCTCCACTGGGATGAAAAAGTTTCAAATCTGGCGTTCTGGCTTACAACAGGTGGCATATTCATCTTTGCATTCCCTGTTCTTGTAATTGGTGAAAAACAAATGGAATGGGCTTTCAACTACGGATATTGGGTAGCAAGAACAAGAGAAGTTCTCGAAGGAATGGGATTCTGGCTCTGGGTAAGATTACTACCTGACCTTATGATAATAGCTGGTGCAGTTCTGCTTCTGGTAGATCTGGTATACAAACTCTATCTATCTAAAAAAGAAGCTACAGCTACTGCAACAGCATAA
- a CDS encoding Lrp/AsnC family transcriptional regulator — protein MIATLSDIEKKVISQLQEGIPIVERPFEKLASEIGISQSEYLDVVRNLKEGKIIRQISPIYDTKSLGYDSSLVAFKVEDDIEKVAQFVNSHPGVSHNYERTHEFNLWFTIAVPPDSSLGLEKIVQLIAEKNNIKQYAILRTEKLYKIGVKLDTEGTKKKEKIKKTRTKIDYQLQEEDKEIIKISQEDIPLVENPFEEYARQLGIAQDYLLEKLNLYLKAGLMRRFAAILYHRKVGFKANGMTVWNVPEEKIDELGYKLASYKAVTHCYKRTTNEHWRYPLFSMIHAQTKEELEEFVKDIAQEEGIQDYLILYSTTEFKKRRIKYFSDEFYNWESKYSD, from the coding sequence ATGATAGCTACACTATCAGATATAGAAAAAAAGGTAATTTCTCAATTACAGGAAGGAATTCCAATAGTAGAAAGACCTTTTGAAAAATTGGCATCTGAGATTGGTATTTCACAATCAGAATATCTGGATGTAGTCAGAAATTTAAAAGAAGGAAAAATCATAAGACAGATTTCTCCCATTTATGATACAAAATCCCTTGGATATGACAGTTCACTTGTGGCTTTCAAAGTGGAAGATGATATTGAAAAAGTTGCCCAATTTGTTAATTCCCATCCGGGAGTAAGCCACAACTATGAAAGAACCCATGAATTTAACCTGTGGTTTACCATAGCAGTTCCACCAGACAGTAGTCTTGGGCTTGAAAAAATTGTTCAATTAATTGCCGAAAAAAATAATATCAAACAGTATGCAATTTTAAGAACAGAAAAACTGTATAAGATAGGAGTTAAACTGGACACAGAAGGAACAAAGAAAAAAGAAAAAATAAAGAAAACCAGAACAAAAATTGATTATCAGCTTCAAGAAGAAGACAAAGAGATTATAAAGATATCTCAGGAAGATATCCCCCTTGTAGAAAATCCATTTGAGGAATATGCCAGACAATTGGGGATAGCCCAGGACTATTTACTGGAAAAACTGAATTTATATCTGAAAGCAGGGCTTATGAGGAGATTTGCAGCAATCCTGTATCACAGGAAAGTAGGCTTTAAAGCTAATGGAATGACTGTATGGAATGTTCCAGAAGAAAAAATTGATGAACTTGGATATAAACTGGCATCTTACAAAGCCGTAACCCATTGCTACAAAAGAACAACCAATGAACACTGGAGATATCCTCTTTTTTCCATGATACATGCCCAGACAAAAGAAGAACTGGAAGAATTTGTTAAAGATATTGCCCAGGAAGAAGGAATACAGGACTATCTAATCCTCTACTCAACTACAGAATTCAAGAAAAGAAGAATTAAGTATTTTTCAGATGAGTTTTATAACTGGGAAAGTAAGTATTCAGATTAA
- a CDS encoding CopD family protein, with protein sequence MGSINVLVLTIHILAASFWIGGMLFMVLALSPYVRKLPKEISIQAYQSVGKRYSFWGTIIGLPVLFITGVYNMHTMGISFSELMNSNNPYASTLHLKIHLFALTAILAAIHDFYLGPRSHLNEKFKVSARIIGIVNLILGLLIIYLAAKLRLGG encoded by the coding sequence ATGGGAAGCATTAATGTTCTTGTTCTGACAATACATATTCTGGCTGCCTCTTTCTGGATTGGAGGAATGTTGTTTATGGTTCTGGCTTTATCTCCTTATGTTAGAAAACTTCCGAAAGAAATCAGTATTCAGGCCTACCAATCAGTTGGCAAAAGATATAGTTTTTGGGGAACTATAATTGGATTACCGGTTTTATTTATAACTGGTGTTTATAACATGCATACAATGGGAATATCCTTTTCTGAATTGATGAATTCAAATAATCCTTATGCTTCCACATTACACCTTAAGATTCACCTTTTTGCTCTTACAGCAATACTTGCTGCCATTCATGATTTTTACTTAGGGCCTCGTTCCCATTTAAACGAGAAATTTAAAGTATCTGCCAGAATAATTGGAATTGTTAATCTGATTTTAGGCCTTTTAATCATATACTTGGCCGCAAAGCTTAGATTAGGAGGATAA
- a CDS encoding prepilin-type N-terminal cleavage/methylation domain-containing protein, with amino-acid sequence MKTNSGFTLLEVVAAVTIFAIAFTVLIKIQSQHIADLQTQFEKLEAMKFFKIKNYKIPAETLTDRFHLKEESKTIDFGIKQTKYTIFDKNNHKILEIKTYEK; translated from the coding sequence ATGAAAACTAATTCAGGTTTTACACTTCTTGAAGTTGTTGCTGCTGTTACTATATTTGCAATAGCATTTACAGTTTTGATAAAAATTCAATCTCAGCATATAGCTGATCTGCAAACCCAGTTTGAAAAATTAGAAGCAATGAAATTTTTTAAAATAAAAAATTACAAAATTCCTGCAGAAACATTAACAGACAGATTTCATCTAAAAGAAGAATCAAAAACCATAGATTTTGGTATAAAGCAGACAAAATACACAATATTTGATAAAAACAATCATAAAATTCTGGAAATAAAAACCTATGAAAAATAA
- a CDS encoding cupin domain-containing protein produces MALKIYPVSEKFNPERPLSEKLIATDNLVVVHFYLKSGQKIPLHVSKSEVFVTVLKGKGKFYYGDENSYEILQEEESLYYQSEEPHGFEAEEDMIVQAIITPNPQK; encoded by the coding sequence ATGGCTTTAAAAATCTATCCTGTATCAGAAAAATTTAATCCTGAAAGACCTCTTTCAGAAAAACTTATAGCTACAGATAATCTCGTTGTTGTTCATTTTTATCTTAAATCCGGTCAGAAAATTCCGCTACATGTATCTAAATCCGAAGTGTTTGTAACGGTCTTGAAAGGAAAGGGTAAATTTTACTATGGAGATGAAAACAGTTATGAAATATTACAAGAAGAGGAAAGCCTTTATTACCAGTCAGAGGAACCACATGGTTTTGAAGCTGAAGAAGATATGATAGTGCAGGCAATTATAACTCCAAATCCACAGAAATAG
- a CDS encoding cytochrome D1 domain-containing protein — protein MRKALLLLLILVNISLAEKLYVVERERGSLAVIENDRLVGEIHDLGNLNHAIVKTDGDYSYCIARNGYFSKIDNRNDKLLKKIKPGNSGIGFTFIDKYIAIAHYDPKKVTILTKDLDIHKEIQTGSRNVGIKPYKNLLTFALMDKDEIWVLDAKKDFQRVYKVENAGKMPFDALIDKNRYIVGFFKERGVGILDLDKFIYKKAKFFSKNKQEIVFKIPHFGMWGVAGNVALIPAVGEKRAYVVDINKMAVIDHIDLAGLPVFITVSPDKKIAVVNYSGDKDHLLSIIDLKKLKVIKTFPAGKRVMHVRFSKDGKKLYVSSYFDNSVKIFDTKNWKKLKEITVPNPSGIFIVR, from the coding sequence ATGAGAAAAGCACTACTTCTACTGCTTATACTGGTTAATATTTCTCTTGCTGAAAAACTTTATGTTGTGGAAAGGGAAAGAGGTTCCCTTGCAGTGATAGAAAATGACAGACTTGTTGGAGAAATCCACGACCTTGGAAATCTGAACCATGCAATAGTAAAAACCGACGGGGATTACAGCTATTGTATAGCCAGAAATGGATATTTTTCAAAAATAGATAACAGAAACGACAAACTACTTAAAAAAATAAAACCTGGAAACAGCGGAATAGGATTTACATTTATTGATAAATATATAGCAATTGCACATTATGACCCAAAGAAGGTAACCATTCTCACAAAAGACCTTGATATCCACAAAGAAATCCAGACAGGCTCAAGAAATGTAGGAATAAAACCATACAAAAACCTTCTCACATTTGCCCTTATGGATAAAGATGAAATATGGGTGCTTGATGCAAAAAAAGATTTTCAAAGGGTATACAAAGTTGAAAATGCAGGTAAAATGCCCTTTGATGCTTTGATTGATAAAAACAGGTATATAGTAGGCTTTTTCAAAGAAAGAGGTGTTGGGATTCTGGATTTAGATAAATTTATATACAAAAAAGCAAAATTCTTCTCCAAAAACAAACAGGAAATTGTCTTTAAAATTCCCCACTTTGGAATGTGGGGTGTTGCTGGCAATGTAGCACTTATTCCAGCAGTTGGAGAAAAAAGGGCTTATGTGGTTGATATAAACAAAATGGCAGTTATTGACCATATAGACCTTGCAGGTTTACCTGTTTTTATAACAGTATCCCCTGATAAAAAAATAGCAGTTGTTAATTACAGCGGAGATAAAGACCATTTATTGTCTATTATAGACCTGAAAAAACTCAAGGTTATCAAAACCTTCCCTGCAGGTAAAAGAGTAATGCATGTTAGATTTTCAAAAGATGGTAAAAAACTATATGTATCCTCATACTTTGATAACTCTGTGAAAATCTTTGATACAAAAAACTGGAAAAAGCTGAAGGAAATTACTGTTCCAAATCCATCAGGTATTTTTATTGTTAGATAA
- the gspK gene encoding type II secretion system minor pseudopilin GspK, with protein MILIVVFLLISAFGSVVLNFSEDKFVFDNYVANDIQTEKLILISSPISQALEQFLDHDDKTVDHLGEFWAQPIPFTFEDISISVEIADQERYLNPNFLINGRSINQKYLQIFERLCENLGINDQILFNIIDWIDPDKVSNGGEEDYQDYPAKNAKLDTLEELYLIKGVSKEIYNGTVINGVFRPGLKAVLSPYSNGKVNINTASKWVLMALDRDIDETVANSIIVYRQKRPFKRVDDLINVDGMNSDIIYRIKPFTTVKSEHFLANINIKIGDREYKFIVLLERKNKTKTVWEKIY; from the coding sequence ATGATACTGATTGTGGTTTTTCTCTTGATATCAGCTTTTGGTTCGGTGGTTTTGAATTTTTCAGAGGACAAATTTGTTTTTGACAACTATGTGGCAAATGATATACAAACAGAAAAACTAATTCTAATTTCTTCACCTATATCGCAGGCACTTGAACAATTCTTAGACCATGATGATAAAACAGTTGACCATCTGGGAGAGTTCTGGGCACAGCCTATTCCATTTACATTTGAGGATATATCTATCAGTGTAGAAATCGCAGATCAGGAAAGATATTTAAATCCAAATTTCCTGATAAACGGCAGGTCTATAAATCAAAAATACCTGCAGATATTTGAAAGATTATGTGAGAATTTAGGCATAAATGACCAGATATTATTTAACATAATAGACTGGATAGACCCTGATAAAGTAAGTAATGGTGGAGAGGAAGACTATCAGGATTATCCTGCAAAAAATGCAAAATTAGACACACTGGAGGAGCTTTATTTAATAAAAGGAGTTTCCAAAGAAATTTATAATGGAACGGTTATTAACGGTGTATTCAGGCCAGGATTAAAAGCAGTTTTATCCCCTTATTCCAATGGTAAAGTAAATATAAATACTGCATCTAAGTGGGTTTTAATGGCATTGGACAGGGATATAGATGAAACAGTTGCAAATTCTATAATTGTTTACCGCCAGAAAAGACCATTTAAAAGGGTTGATGACCTTATAAATGTTGATGGTATGAATTCGGATATTATCTACAGAATAAAGCCCTTTACAACAGTAAAAAGCGAACACTTCCTTGCTAATATAAACATAAAAATAGGCGATAGGGAATATAAATTTATTGTATTATTAGAAAGAAAAAATAAAACAAAAACCGTCTGGGAGAAAATTTATTAA
- a CDS encoding prepilin-type N-terminal cleavage/methylation domain-containing protein encodes MKNKGFTLLELLLVVILLLVVFSVVGSVFISEMKGNLQLTAKMNQYIQYLSVKNQLTKQFFSKIENRGVNFKLGNDGISFYTLYPVFFTGAVRAEYKIEKTKGDKYRLVYEEFPYIDGNLGGAGLKKITLGTFEKVNFFIINDGKEYENYSGKIFPQILKLKINDETFYITDGKVQ; translated from the coding sequence ATGAAAAATAAAGGTTTTACCTTACTTGAGCTTCTTCTGGTTGTAATACTCCTTCTTGTTGTTTTTTCTGTGGTAGGCTCAGTTTTCATATCTGAGATGAAAGGAAATCTCCAGCTTACAGCAAAAATGAATCAGTATATTCAATATCTTTCAGTAAAAAACCAGCTTACAAAACAGTTTTTTTCAAAAATAGAAAATAGGGGTGTAAATTTTAAGCTGGGTAATGATGGGATTTCATTTTACACCCTTTATCCTGTCTTTTTTACAGGTGCTGTCAGGGCAGAGTATAAAATAGAAAAAACAAAAGGTGATAAATACAGGCTTGTTTATGAAGAATTTCCTTATATTGACGGAAATTTAGGGGGAGCAGGTCTTAAAAAAATAACACTGGGAACATTTGAAAAGGTAAATTTTTTCATAATAAATGATGGAAAAGAATACGAAAACTACTCAGGAAAAATTTTTCCCCAGATTTTAAAACTAAAAATTAATGATGAAACATTTTATATAACAGATGGAAAAGTTCAATGA
- a CDS encoding Rrf2 family transcriptional regulator has translation MLSAACKDAIRAMIYISNLSRKKEHAGKFISIHKVAKDLGISFYFLSKNLQKLVKAGLLESHRGPTGGVKLAREPSKIKLIDIIAVIDGMDFFSTCILGFEECSDENPCTVHNLWASKRQEIYELFKNTTLMDAAENIEKFENIKV, from the coding sequence ATGCTGTCAGCAGCATGTAAAGACGCTATAAGAGCAATGATATATATATCAAACTTATCAAGAAAAAAGGAACATGCAGGGAAATTTATATCTATTCATAAAGTAGCAAAAGACCTTGGAATTTCTTTTTATTTTCTGTCAAAAAATCTACAAAAGCTGGTAAAGGCAGGTTTATTAGAATCACACAGAGGCCCTACAGGAGGAGTTAAGCTTGCCAGAGAACCTTCCAAAATAAAACTTATAGATATAATTGCAGTTATTGATGGTATGGATTTTTTCTCTACATGTATTCTTGGATTTGAAGAATGTTCAGACGAAAACCCATGTACAGTTCATAATCTATGGGCATCTAAAAGACAGGAGATATATGAACTTTTTAAAAATACCACATTGATGGATGCTGCTGAAAATATAGAAAAGTTTGAAAATATAAAAGTTTAG